The proteins below are encoded in one region of Telopea speciosissima isolate NSW1024214 ecotype Mountain lineage chromosome 10, Tspe_v1, whole genome shotgun sequence:
- the LOC122644223 gene encoding 2-alkenal reductase (NADP(+)-dependent)-like, whose product MTKGEVVSNKQVLLKDYVVGIPKETDMVLSTGIIKLKAPQGSEAVVVKNLYLSCDPYMRSLLQKHDRFRFFPSYTPGSVITGHTVATVVDSNHPNFKEGDLVWGITGWEEYSLITETNFLHKVEHTDVPLSYYTGILGMSGLTAYAGFHEVCSPKEGENVFISAASGAVGQLVGQFAKLMGCYVVGSAGSKEKVDLLKNKFGFDEAFNYKEEDDLDAALRRYFPEGIDIYFENVGGKMLDAVLLNMKINGRIAVCGMISQSNLEKPEGVHNLFCLVSKQIRMEGILVGNWLHLYPKFLDFIVPFIKEGKISYVVDTAEGLDKAPGALIGLFSGRNVGKQVVVVARE is encoded by the exons ATGACGAAGGGAGAAGTGGTTAGTAACAAACAGGTTCTGTTGAAAGATTACGTTGTTGGGATTCCGAAAGAAACGGACATGGTTCTGAGCACTGGAATCATCAAGTTGAAGGCTCCCCAGGGTTCGGAAGCAGTTGTAGTGAAGAATCTTTACTTATCTTGCGATCCATACATGAGATCCTTATTGCAGAAGCACGATAGGTTCAGATTTTTTCCTTCTTACACGCCTGGCTCT GTTATAACTGGGCATACTGTGGCTACAGTGGTGGATTCTAATCATCCAAACTTCAAGGAAGGTGACTTGGTGTGGGGGATAACTGGATGGGAAGAGTATAGCCTGATTACAGAGACAAACTTTCTGCATAAAGTTGAACACACTGATGTGCCACTCTCCTACTATACAGGAATACTTG GGATGTCTGGTTTGACTGCTTATGCTGGTTTTCATGAGGTGTGCTCTCCCAAGGAAGGAGAAAATGTGTTCATATCTGCTGCATCTGGTGCAGTTGGCCAACTTGTCGGACAGTTTGCTAAGTTAATGGGTTGTTATGTGGTTGGAAGTGctggaagcaaagaaaag GTTGATCTGTTGAAGAACAAGTTTGGATTTGATGAGGCTTTCAATTATAAAGAAGAGGATGACTTGGATGCTGCTTTAAGAAG GTACTTTCCTGAAGGCATAGACATTTACTTTGAAAATGTTGGTGGGAAGATGCTTGATGCAGTCCTCCTCAACATGAAAATTAATGGCCGCATTGCTGTGTGTGGGATGATCTCCCAGAGTAACCTCGAAAAGCCAGAGGGTGTGCACAATTTGTTTTGCCTTGTTAGTAAGCAGATTCGCATGGAAGGGATTTTGGTTGGCAACTGGCTTCACCTTTACCCCAAGTTCCTTGATTTTATTGTACCTTTtatcaaagaagggaaaatttctTATGTAGTAGATACTGCTGAAGGCCTTGACAAAGCACCTGGAGCTCTGATTGGACTCTTCAGTGGCCGCAATGTTGGGAAACAGGTTGTGGTGGTTGCTCGTGAATGA